The following proteins are co-located in the Burkholderiales bacterium genome:
- the rplK gene encoding 50S ribosomal protein L11, producing MAKKIVGFIKLQVPAGKANPSPPIGPALGQRGLNIMEFCKAFNAATQKMEPGLPVPVVITAYQDKSFTFVMKTPPASVLILKAAKIEKGSPRPHTDKVGKITRAQAEEIAKMKMPDLTAAGLDAALHTIAGSARSMGVEVEGV from the coding sequence ATGGCAAAGAAAATCGTCGGCTTCATCAAGCTGCAAGTTCCGGCGGGCAAGGCCAATCCCAGCCCGCCCATCGGTCCCGCGCTCGGCCAGAGAGGACTCAACATCATGGAATTCTGCAAGGCGTTCAACGCCGCCACGCAGAAAATGGAACCTGGCCTGCCGGTGCCGGTAGTGATCACCGCCTACCAGGACAAGAGCTTCACCTTCGTGATGAAGACGCCGCCCGCGTCGGTGCTTATCCTGAAAGCGGCGAAAATTGAAAAAGGCAGCCCGCGTCCGCACACCGACAAGGTAGGCAAGATCACGCGCGCCCAGGCCGAAGAAATCGCCAAGATGAAAATGCCCGATTTGACCGCAGCCGGCCTGGATGCCGCGTTGCACACCATCGCCGGCAGCGCGCGCAGCATGGGCGTGGAAGTCGAGGGGGTGTGA
- the rplA gene encoding 50S ribosomal protein L1 yields the protein MTSKRYKLITSKIDRNKPYALPDALKMVKQTATAKFDESVDVSINLGVDIKKSDQQVRGSVVLPAGTGKKVRIAVFAQGDKAKQAKDAGADIVGFEDLAEQIKGGKIDFDVAIASPDAMRIVGQLGQILGPRGLMPNPKVGTVSADVAAAVKNAKAGQVQYRTDKAGIVQCTIGRASFTEDALRQNFLALIEALNKTRPSGIKGIYLKKISISSTMGVGIRVDQASMT from the coding sequence ATGACGTCCAAACGTTACAAGCTGATTACTTCCAAGATTGATCGCAACAAGCCTTATGCGCTGCCCGACGCGCTGAAGATGGTCAAGCAAACCGCCACCGCCAAATTCGACGAGTCGGTTGACGTATCCATCAATCTCGGCGTGGATATCAAGAAATCCGACCAGCAGGTGCGCGGTTCGGTGGTGCTGCCCGCCGGCACCGGCAAGAAAGTGCGTATCGCGGTGTTTGCGCAGGGCGACAAGGCCAAGCAGGCGAAGGACGCCGGCGCCGACATCGTCGGTTTTGAAGATCTTGCCGAGCAAATCAAGGGCGGCAAGATTGATTTTGATGTGGCGATCGCCTCGCCCGATGCGATGCGTATCGTCGGTCAGTTGGGCCAGATTCTCGGCCCGCGCGGGCTGATGCCCAACCCCAAGGTGGGGACAGTGTCCGCCGACGTCGCTGCGGCGGTGAAAAACGCCAAGGCGGGACAAGTGCAATACCGCACCGACAAGGCCGGCATCGTGCAATGCACGATCGGCCGCGCCTCGTTTACTGAGGATGCGCTGCGCCAGAATTTTCTGGCGCTGATTGAAGCGCTGAACAAGACCCGGCCTTCGGGCATCAAGGGCATCTACCTCAAGAAGATTTCCATTTCCAGCACCATGGGGGTGGGAATCCGGGTGGACCAGGCGAGCATGACATAA